Proteins encoded in a region of the Mycolicibacterium chitae genome:
- a CDS encoding TIGR02611 family protein translates to MTPEFVRTWQRWRDGLRRRPVANAVYRTVLGAVGTLVLAVGIVAIPYPGPGWAIVFLGLGILATEFAWAKRVLRFVRVRYDRFMAWFWLQGLWIQIVGALFTAAVVLGTLWVLGALGWGAALVGLDWPWLQSPLGIGS, encoded by the coding sequence GTGACCCCGGAGTTTGTCCGCACCTGGCAGCGTTGGCGCGACGGTCTGCGCCGCCGCCCGGTGGCCAACGCCGTCTACCGCACCGTCCTCGGCGCCGTCGGGACCCTGGTGCTGGCCGTCGGCATAGTCGCCATCCCGTACCCGGGCCCGGGGTGGGCCATCGTGTTCCTGGGCCTGGGCATTCTGGCTACCGAGTTTGCCTGGGCCAAGCGGGTGCTGAGGTTCGTGCGGGTGCGCTACGACCGGTTCATGGCCTGGTTCTGGCTGCAGGGTCTGTGGATCCAGATCGTGGGCGCGCTGTTCACCGCGGCCGTCGTGCTCGGCACCCTGTGGGTGTTGGGAGCGCTCGGCTGGGGCGCGGCTCTCGTCGGCCTGGATTGGCCGTGGCTCCAGAGCCCGCTGGGCATCGGGTCATGA
- a CDS encoding PaaI family thioesterase: MVNDQRHSGGGFNVPEPTTKGGPDFGRFVAGVRRLQDHARTIDAPDEVITEAADLLDKLSALLTPYDGDEWTTPSGRRFDLPNRGGVLGVPSELAKTGENEVSGPVRFNRFYLGRNGAAHGGSLGLLFDSVLGYTAAVLTGGMHQRTAFLHVDYRKIVPVEKTLRVQARLAGEEGRKIFVEASLYDDDDPGQAGAVLLAESHALFVKLKPGQP; this comes from the coding sequence GTGGTCAACGATCAACGGCACTCCGGTGGCGGTTTCAACGTTCCGGAACCGACCACCAAGGGCGGACCGGATTTCGGCAGATTCGTTGCCGGCGTGCGCCGCCTGCAGGACCACGCCCGCACCATCGACGCGCCCGACGAGGTGATCACCGAGGCCGCCGACCTGCTCGACAAGCTCTCGGCCCTGCTGACCCCGTACGACGGCGACGAGTGGACCACCCCCTCGGGGCGGCGCTTCGACCTGCCGAACCGCGGCGGTGTGCTGGGTGTGCCGTCGGAGTTGGCCAAGACCGGCGAGAACGAGGTGTCCGGCCCGGTCCGGTTCAACCGGTTCTACCTGGGCCGCAACGGCGCCGCCCACGGCGGCAGCCTGGGCCTGCTGTTCGATTCGGTGCTCGGCTACACCGCGGCGGTGCTGACCGGCGGCATGCATCAGCGGACGGCGTTCCTGCACGTCGACTACCGCAAGATCGTCCCGGTCGAGAAGACGCTGCGCGTGCAGGCCCGACTGGCCGGCGAGGAGGGCCGCAAGATCTTCGTCGAGGCCAGCCTCTACGACGATGACGACCCGGGCCAGGCCGGGGCGGTGTTGCTGGCCGAATCCCACGCCTTGTTCGTCAAGCTCAAACCCGGTCAGCCGTGA
- a CDS encoding DUF4383 domain-containing protein: protein MATSSPSRPHTGRAPVQLAALVVGAVFLVVGILGFVPGITTNFDQLTFAGHHSGAMLLGIFHVSILHNLVHLAFGVAGPALSRTFVQARLYLLVSAVLYAALGVYGVVIGQDSAANFVPVNTADNWLHFGLAALMAALGLTLGKGGAELTTRSSTGIIE from the coding sequence ATGGCCACCTCTTCCCCCTCACGACCGCACACCGGTCGGGCTCCGGTCCAACTTGCCGCTCTGGTCGTCGGCGCGGTGTTCCTGGTGGTCGGGATCCTGGGCTTCGTCCCGGGCATCACCACGAATTTCGACCAGCTGACCTTCGCGGGCCACCATTCCGGGGCGATGCTGCTGGGCATCTTCCACGTGTCGATCCTGCACAACCTGGTGCATCTGGCATTCGGTGTGGCGGGGCCGGCGCTGTCGCGGACGTTCGTGCAGGCCAGGTTGTATCTCCTGGTCAGTGCCGTGCTCTACGCGGCGCTCGGCGTCTACGGAGTGGTCATCGGCCAGGACTCGGCGGCCAACTTCGTGCCGGTGAACACCGCCGACAACTGGCTGCACTTCGGTCTGGCGGCGCTGATGGCGGCGCTGGGCCTGACGCTCGGCAAGGGCGGCGCGGAGCTGACCACCCGCAGCAGCACCGGGATCATCGAATGA
- a CDS encoding NAD-dependent succinate-semialdehyde dehydrogenase — translation MSHYAVVDPATGETIQEYPTATDEQMEQALAAASTAFREWSKTTSVADRAALIRKVGQLHAERADELAKIIGREMGKPYDEAKGEAEFSAAIYEYYADNAEKFLADEPITLLEGEGSALIRRSPVGVLLGIMPWNYPYYQVARFAGPNLTLGNTIVLKHAPQCPESAAALQQIFDDAGYPPGAYVNVYATNEQIAETIADPRVQGVSLTGSERAGAAVAEVAGRNLKKVVLELGGSDPFIVLGSDDLDATVEAAVEGRFENTGQACNAAKRIIVAEGIYDDFLDKFTKKVLEKADGLAPLSSVAAADRLAEQVKRAVDNGANLVSNGDRKGAFFPPGVLTGVTPDSPAYKEELFGPVATVYKVSSEDEAVELANDTPFGLGSYVYATDTEQAKRVADKIEAGMVFVNCVGAEGVELPFGGVKRSGFGRELGRFGIDEFVNKKLIRIG, via the coding sequence ATGAGCCATTACGCCGTCGTCGATCCCGCGACCGGGGAAACCATCCAGGAGTACCCGACCGCCACCGACGAGCAGATGGAACAGGCGCTGGCCGCGGCCAGCACGGCGTTCCGGGAATGGTCCAAGACCACCTCGGTGGCCGACCGGGCCGCACTGATCCGCAAGGTCGGCCAGTTGCACGCCGAACGCGCCGACGAGTTGGCCAAGATCATCGGCCGCGAGATGGGCAAGCCCTACGACGAGGCCAAGGGTGAGGCGGAGTTCTCCGCGGCGATCTACGAGTACTACGCCGACAACGCCGAGAAGTTCCTGGCCGACGAGCCCATCACGCTGCTCGAGGGTGAGGGCTCGGCGTTGATCCGGCGCTCGCCGGTCGGCGTGCTGCTGGGCATCATGCCGTGGAACTACCCCTACTACCAGGTGGCCCGCTTCGCGGGCCCGAACCTGACGTTGGGCAACACGATCGTGCTCAAGCACGCCCCGCAGTGCCCCGAATCCGCCGCCGCGCTGCAGCAGATCTTCGACGACGCCGGCTACCCGCCGGGCGCCTACGTCAACGTCTACGCCACCAACGAGCAGATCGCCGAGACCATCGCCGACCCACGCGTGCAAGGGGTTTCGCTGACCGGCTCCGAACGCGCCGGGGCCGCGGTGGCCGAGGTCGCCGGGCGCAACCTCAAGAAGGTGGTGCTCGAACTCGGCGGGTCCGACCCGTTCATCGTGCTCGGCTCCGACGACCTGGACGCCACGGTGGAGGCCGCCGTGGAGGGCCGCTTCGAGAACACCGGACAGGCGTGCAACGCCGCCAAGCGGATCATCGTCGCCGAGGGCATCTACGACGACTTCCTGGACAAGTTCACCAAGAAGGTGCTCGAGAAGGCCGACGGGCTGGCCCCGCTGTCGTCGGTGGCCGCCGCCGACCGGCTGGCCGAACAGGTCAAGCGGGCCGTCGACAACGGCGCCAACCTGGTGTCCAACGGCGACCGCAAGGGCGCGTTCTTCCCGCCCGGCGTGCTCACCGGCGTCACCCCGGACTCGCCGGCCTACAAGGAGGAGCTGTTCGGTCCGGTGGCCACCGTCTACAAGGTGTCCTCCGAGGACGAGGCCGTCGAACTGGCCAACGACACCCCGTTCGGGTTGGGCTCCTACGTGTACGCCACCGACACCGAGCAGGCCAAGCGGGTCGCCGACAAGATCGAGGCCGGCATGGTGTTCGTCAACTGCGTGGGCGCCGAGGGCGTCGAATTGCCGTTCGGCGGGGTCAAGCGGTCCGGTTTCGGACGGGAGCTCGGCCGCTTCGGGATCGACGAGTTCGTGAACAAGAAGCTGATCCGCATCGGATAG
- a CDS encoding DUF6636 domain-containing protein — MQRLIVLAACLLGTLATAPAAGADIEFFTSPSGNIGCFIEPGYVRCDINERTWAPPPRPADCPSQTGYGQGISLDAHGPAEFVCAGDTTLGAGSALPYGQFHASGGLSCNSEPAGMRCSNSDGRGFTISREAYDLF; from the coding sequence ATGCAACGTCTGATCGTGCTGGCCGCGTGCCTGTTGGGGACGCTGGCCACCGCGCCGGCCGCTGGTGCCGACATCGAATTCTTCACCTCGCCCAGCGGCAACATCGGCTGCTTCATCGAGCCCGGATATGTGCGCTGCGACATCAACGAGCGCACCTGGGCCCCGCCACCGCGGCCGGCGGACTGCCCGAGCCAGACCGGCTACGGACAGGGCATCAGCCTCGACGCCCACGGGCCGGCCGAGTTCGTCTGCGCCGGAGACACCACCCTGGGGGCCGGTTCCGCGCTGCCTTACGGGCAGTTCCACGCCAGCGGCGGATTGTCCTGCAACAGCGAGCCCGCCGGGATGCGGTGCAGTAACTCCGACGGCCGCGGGTTCACCATTTCGAGGGAGGCCTACGACCTGTTCTGA